A region of Cucumis melo cultivar AY chromosome 2, USDA_Cmelo_AY_1.0, whole genome shotgun sequence DNA encodes the following proteins:
- the LOC103487375 gene encoding dicer-like protein 4 isoform X4, producing MQRWVVEQPEVYSVEDREELHAFVSSPIVNIYYYGPVANGSSSSFMSYCSRLEDVKRKCIVALGQVEGEHEVLLATKKLLFRMHENILFCLESLGVWGAWQASKILLSGDNSERSELIEEAERNPRNDSLSDRYLNQAAEIFASGCKEDGGISDMLNVDFLEEPFFSKKLLRLIGILSSFRQQLNMKCIIFVNRIVIARSLSYILQNLKFLAYWKCDFLVGVHSKLRSMSRKTMNHILTKFRSGELNLLIATKVGEEGLDIQTCCLVIRFDLPETVSSFIQSRGRARMPQSEYAFLVDSGNEKELGLINEFRKDENRMNREISSRSSNETFHSHEESIYRVASTGASITSGRSISLLHEYCSKLPHDEYFDPKPKFFYFDDLGGTVCHVNLPSNAPIPQVVSSPQSSRDAAKKDACLKAVEELHKLGALSDYLLPMRGRGSANEQESELNSSDSDSSEDERSRRELHEMIFPAALKESWTGSGYLVLYCYHIKCTPDPRDRNYKEFGLFVKAPLPQEAERMDLELHLARGRSVMVNLMPSGVVELLEEEITQAESFQEMFLKVILDRSEFVQEYIALRNNSSRSVSSTSYLLLPMIFHDNEGSLFIDWNVIRRCLSSQIFQNHACSIVKGTASSDTHLMLYDGRRSSSDIENSLVYVPYKGEFFFVTNIERGKNGHSQYKNSGFSSHFEHLKTKFGIHLNHPEQPLLRAKPLFLLHNLLHNRKREDSEAHHLEEYFIDLPPEVCQLKIIGFSKDIGSSISLLPSIMHRLENLLVAIELKCRLAAAFPAGAEVTANRILEALTTEKCQERISLERLEILGDSFLKFVVARYLFLTHDKFDEGELTRRRSYLVKNFNLLKLATRKNLQVYIRDQPFEPSQFYLLGRPCPRICNEETRKDIHSHDEARNNGKVNETKCSKGHHWLQKKTISDVVEALVGAFLVDSGFKAAIAFLKWIGIRVEFEASLVTNALMASNGYVLLADSIDISALQNSLGHQFLHKGLLLQALIHPSYHKHGGGCYQRLEFLGDAVLDYLITSYLYSAYPKLKPGQLTDLRSVFVRNEAFANVAVDRFFYKFLLCDSTSLLSDIKSYVHFIKAPPSERDSREQPRCPKALGDLVESSVGAVLVDTGFDMNCVWKIMLSFMDPIMNFSGFQLSPIRDITEFCQNCGWKLKFNSSKMEGYYSVKAEVKGGNFHAAASAANRRKKDAEKIAANLILTKLKAKGFIPEVNSLEEILKSSKKMEPKLIGYDETPSVMIDQVDNGLRTSNVPEFSSENSDPRMHYEVDNSHPVRITRISKMLVSSSRTAGEQLKLAFEGHDSPTDLQSSSGRSGKTTARSRLYEICAANHWNRPSFDCMNEEGPSHLKMFTYKVGLEIEETPDTIFEFFGAPHLKKKAAAEHAAEAALWYLKKGGYLAGTD from the exons AGAAATGACTCTTTAAGTGATAGGTACCTTAATCAAGCTGCTGAAATTTTTGCATCAGGTTGCAAGGAAG ATGGTGGAATCTCAGATATGttaaatgttgattttttaGAGGAACCCTTTTTCTCAAAGAAGCTTCTACGACTTATTGGAATTCTTTCTTCCTTCAG GCAACAACTCAATATGAAATGTATAATTTTTGTGAATAGAATAGTTATAGCTCGGTCCTTGTCATACATACTtcagaatctaaaatttttggCATATTGGAAGTGTGATTTTCTTGTTGGTGTACACTCAAAATTGAGGAGCATGTCAAGGAAGACCATGAACCATATTCTTACAAAATTCCGATCAGGGGAG CTAAACCTCTTGATCGCTACAAAGGTTGGTGAAGAAGGGCTTGATATTCAGACTTGCTGTCTTGTCATACGATTTGATCTTCCTGAAACAGTATCTAGCTTTATCCAATCAAGAGGTCGAGCACGAATGCCTCAGTCTGAATATGCATTCCTTGTTGATAG TGGGAATGAAAAGGAGCTAGGATTGATAAACGAATTTCGAAAAGATGAAAATCGGATGAACAGAGAAATTTCTTCACGCTCATCCAATGAGACATTTCATAGTCATGAAGAAAGCATCTATAGAGTGGCTTCAACTGGTGCATCTATTACATCTGGACGTAGTATATCCTTACTGCATGAATATTGCTCAAAACTTCCACATGACGA GTACTTCGACCCCAAGccgaagtttttctattttgatgATTTAGGAGGGACTGTATGTCATGTAAATCTACCCTCCAATGCACCGATCCCCCAAGTTGTCAGCAGCCCACAATCTTCTAGGGATGCTGCTAAAAAGGATGCTTGTCTAAAAGCTGTAGAGGAATTGCATAAACTTGGTGCTCTCAGTGACTATCTCTTGCCCATGAGAGGCAGAGGCAGTGCCAATGAACAGGAATCAGAACTTAACTCCTCCGATTCTGACAGCTCTGAAG ATGAGAGATCGCGTCGAGAACTTCACGAGATGATATTTCCTGCTGCTCTAAAAGAGTCTTGGACTGGTTCTGGATATCTTGTTCTTTACTGTTACCATATAAAATGTACTCCAGATCCTAGAGATAGAAACTACAAAGAATTCGGTTTATTTGTGAAGGCACCATTACCCCAGGAGGCTGAGAGAATGGACCTTGAGCTTCATCTTGCACGTGGAAGATCTGTAATGGTAAATTTAATGCCATCAGGGGTTGTGGAGCTTTTGGAGGAGGAG ATTACCCAGGCAGAGAGTTTTCAGGAGATGTTTCTTAAGGTCATTTTAGACAGATCAGAATTTGTTCAGGAGTACATTGCTTTGAGGAATAATTCTTCTAGATCTGTTTCATCAACATCTTACTTGTTGCTTCCTATGATTTTTCATGATAATGAGGGATCACTTTTCATAGATTGGAATGTTATTAGAAGATGTTTGTCCTCCCAAATTTTCCAGAATCATGCATGCTCTATTGTCAAGGGAACTGCTTCCTCGGATACCCACCTGATGCTTTATGATGGCCGTAGATCGTCAAGTGATATTGAGAATAGTTTAGTGTATGTCCCCTACAAGGGTGAATTCTTTTTTGTTACTAACATCGAGAGGGGGAAGAATGGACACAGTCAATACAAGAACTCAGGCTTCTCAAGTCATTTTGAACATTTGAAGACAAA GTTTGGCATTCATCTTAACCACCCTGAGCAGCCTCTTCTTCGTGCAAAACCTCTGTTCCTTTTGCACAACTTGCTTCATAATAGAAAGCGGGAAGATTCTG AAGCACATCATCTGGAagaatattttattgatttgccTCCCGAGGTTTGTCAGTTGAAAATAATCGGATTTTCGAAAGATATTGGAAGCTCCATATCTTTGTTGCCATCAATTATGCATCGTCTGGAAAATTTGCTTGTTGCCATTGAATTGAAGTGTAGGCTAGCAGCTGCTTTTCCAGCGGGTGCTGAGGTTACTGCTAACAGA ATTCTGGAAGCACTCACCACTGAGAAGTGCCAGGAACGCATTTCCCTGGAAAGGCTTGAAATACTTGGTGATTCATTCCTTAAATTTGTAGTAGCAAGGTACCTTTTTCTTACCCATGACAAGTTCGACGAAGGAGAACTTACAAGAAGACGTTCTTATTTGGTGAAAAATTTCAATTTGCTCAAGCTAGCAACTAGAAAGAATTTACAG GTATATATACGTGACCAGCCATTTGAACCTAGtcaattttatttacttggtCGTCCTTGCCCAAGAATTTGTAATGAGGAAACTAGAAAAGATATCCATTCTCACGATGAAGCAAGAAATAATGGAAAAGTCAACGAGACCAAGTGCAGCAAAGGCCATCATTGGTTACAAAAGAAAACGATCAGCGATGTGGTTGAAGCTCTGGTAGGAGCATTCCTagttgacagtggcttcaaagCTGCAATTGCATTTCTCAAATGGATCGGGATACGAGTAGAATTTGAAGCTTCACTAGTTACCAATGCTCTCATGGCAAGCAATGGTTACGTCCTACTTGCAGATAGTATAGACATTTCTGCACTTCAAAATTCATTAGGCCATCAGTTTCTCCATAAAGGTCTGCTGCTTCAGGCACTCATTCATCCATCTTACCACAAGCATGGAGGAGGTTGTTACCAG AGATTAGAGTTTCTTGGAGATGCTGTCCTGGATTACTTGATCACATCATATCTATATTCAGCGTATCCTAAACTGAAGCCAGGTCAATTGACAGATTTGAGATCAGTGTTTGTGAGGAATGAGGCTTTTGCCAATGTTGCCGTAGATAGATTCTTCTACAAGTTTCTGCTTTGTGATTCTACTAGCCTTCTAAGTGATATAAAAAGTTATGTGCACTTCATTAAAGCACCTCCTTCTGAAAGGGATTCACGTGAGCAGCCGAGATGTCCAAAG GCTTTGGGAGACTTGGTTGAATCTAGTGTTGGGGCCGTTCTTGTTGATACAGGGTTTGACATGAACTGTGTTTGGAAGATAATGTTATCTTTTATGGATCCCATCATGAACTTTTCAGGCTTCCAGCTTAGTCCTATTCGGGACATAACAGAATTTTGTCAAAATTGTGGCTGGAAACTAAAGTTTAATTCATCAAAAATGGAAGGATATTATTCAGTCAAAGCAGAGGTGAAAGGAGGCAACTTTCATGCCGCTGCTTCTGCAGCCAACCGTCGAAAGAAAGATGCCGAGAAAATTGCTGCGAACTTAATACTCACAAAGCTGAAG GCCAAAGGATTCATACCTGAGGTCAATTCATTAGAAGAGATCTTAAAGTCGAGCAAGAAGATGGAACCTAAGTTGATTGGTTATGATGAAACACCCTCGGTCATGATTGATCAAGTTGACAATGGTCTTAGAACATCAAATGTGCCAGAATTTTCTAGTGAAAACTCAGATCCTCGCATGCACTATGAAGTTGACAATTCTCATCCAGTACGCATTACACGGATAAGCAAAATGTTGGTTTCTTCATCTCGAACTGCAGGGGAACAACTAAAGCTGGCCTTTGAAGGTCACGATAGTCCAACAGACTTGCAGTCATCATCAG GTCGGTCGGGGAAAACAACGGCAAGATCCCGTCTGTATGAGATCTGTGCTGCGAACCATTGGAATCGCCCTTCATTTGATTGTATGAATGAGGAAGGACCAAGCCATTTAAAGAT GTTTACTTACAAGGTTGGATTAGAGATTGAAGAAACCCCTGATACGATTTTTGAGTTCTTCGGAGCACCTCATTTGAAAAAGAAAGCTGCAGCCGAGCATGCGGCCGAAGCAGCTCTTTGGTACCTGAAGAAGGGAGGATACTTGGCTGGGACAGACTGA
- the LOC103487376 gene encoding uncharacterized protein LOC103487376 isoform X1: MVSLSGGSTFQAAAPLLALSSLSPRPLRYAVLGAGFAGLSVTWHLLKLCPKDVPIRIDLYDEAGIGGGASGVAGGLLHPYSPKVKLLWKGAECWAECLKLLSVAESALHPKELDSEMDECQNMNELIVLRRGILRPAISLKNLMVLKENARNGLDSCRIETIDEVSARDLVPELCVPLNTAFYMPQAVNINSQRYLEALFIACENLTKETSTSGFGHKELYLQKKSINKLRELEGTYDAVIVCLGAKMVMLPELTGKLPLRTCRGVVAHFQLHDDISNAYPGLGPSILSDAWLAIRGPRSLYMGSTWEWKSTNSSPEVSEEESSRAVAELLPKVSAIYPSIKEWSFIRARGGLRAMPPLNPHGSLPLMGCIDEIIRHNSSCKYWVFGGLGSRGLLYHGWLGKLTAQAVLTCNDELIPSELTSWKKIMNS; the protein is encoded by the exons ATGGTGAGTTTGAGTGGAGGTTCCACCTTTCAGGCTGCCGCTCCATTGTTAGCACTTTCTTCTCTCTCGCCGCGTCCTCTGAG GTACGCAGTGCTTGGAGCTGGTTTTGCTGGGCTTTCGGTTACTTGGCATCTCTTGAAG CTGTGTCCTAAGGATGTACCTATACGTATTGACTTATATGACGAAGCTGGCATTGGTGGCGGGGCGTCTGGAGTTGCTGGAGGGCTTCTTCACCCTTATTCTCCAAAAG TTAAACTTCTCTGGAAAGGTGCTGAATGTTGGGCTGAGTGCTTAAAGCTTTTGAGCGTTGCAGAATCAGCTCTTCACCCCAAAGAGTTGGATAGTGAGATGGATGAATGCCAGAATATGAATGAACTCATTGTTCTAAGACG GGGCATCTTGAGGCCTGCAATTAGCTTGAAGAATTTGATGGTGTTAAAAGAA AATGCTCGGAATGGACTCGATAGCTGCAGGATCGAAACGATTGATGAAGTTTCTGCCCGAGATCTTGTTCCTGAGCTTTGTGTTCCTCTAAATACAGCTTTTTACATGCCTCAAGCAGTAAATATCAATTCTCAACGTTATCTTGAG GCGCTATTTATAGCATGTGAAAATCTGACCAAGGAAACATCCACCTCAGGTTTTGGTCATAAGGAGTTGTATTTGCAGAAAAAATCTATTAACAAACTGCGTGAACTAGAAG GGACATACGATGCTGTGATAGTTTGTCTAGGTGCCAAAATGGTCATGCTTCCTGAACTTACTGGAAAGCTTCCTTTGAGAACTTGCCGAGGTGTAGTTGCTCATTTTCAGCTACACGATGATATCAG CAATGCATACCCAGGGCTTGGGCCTTCTATATTGTCAGACGCATGGCTAGCCATACGAGGTCCAAGAAGTTTATATATGGGTTCAACATGGGAATGGAAATCAACAAATTCGTCACCTGAAGTTTCAGAAGAGGAAAGTTCAAGAGCGGTTGCAGAACTTTTACCAAAAGTGTCTGCCATTTATCCATCTATAAAGGAGTGGAGTTTCATAAGAGCAAGGGGTGGTCTCAGGGCAATGCCACCACTCAATCCTCATGGATCTCTTCCTCTTATGGGTTGTATAGATGAAATTATAAGACACAACAGCTCTTGCAAGTACTGGGTATTTGGAGGGCTTGGTTCAAGGGGATTATTGTACCATGGTTGGCTTGGGAAATTAACAGCGCAGGCTGTGCTTACATGTAATGATGAACTAATTCCATCTGAACTGACCTCTTGGAAGAAAATAATGAACAgttaa
- the LOC103487376 gene encoding uncharacterized protein LOC103487376 isoform X2, with translation MLMVYFRGILRPAISLKNLMVLKENARNGLDSCRIETIDEVSARDLVPELCVPLNTAFYMPQAVNINSQRYLEALFIACENLTKETSTSGFGHKELYLQKKSINKLRELEGTYDAVIVCLGAKMVMLPELTGKLPLRTCRGVVAHFQLHDDISNAYPGLGPSILSDAWLAIRGPRSLYMGSTWEWKSTNSSPEVSEEESSRAVAELLPKVSAIYPSIKEWSFIRARGGLRAMPPLNPHGSLPLMGCIDEIIRHNSSCKYWVFGGLGSRGLLYHGWLGKLTAQAVLTCNDELIPSELTSWKKIMNS, from the exons ATGCTTATGGTTTATTTTAGGGGCATCTTGAGGCCTGCAATTAGCTTGAAGAATTTGATGGTGTTAAAAGAA AATGCTCGGAATGGACTCGATAGCTGCAGGATCGAAACGATTGATGAAGTTTCTGCCCGAGATCTTGTTCCTGAGCTTTGTGTTCCTCTAAATACAGCTTTTTACATGCCTCAAGCAGTAAATATCAATTCTCAACGTTATCTTGAG GCGCTATTTATAGCATGTGAAAATCTGACCAAGGAAACATCCACCTCAGGTTTTGGTCATAAGGAGTTGTATTTGCAGAAAAAATCTATTAACAAACTGCGTGAACTAGAAG GGACATACGATGCTGTGATAGTTTGTCTAGGTGCCAAAATGGTCATGCTTCCTGAACTTACTGGAAAGCTTCCTTTGAGAACTTGCCGAGGTGTAGTTGCTCATTTTCAGCTACACGATGATATCAG CAATGCATACCCAGGGCTTGGGCCTTCTATATTGTCAGACGCATGGCTAGCCATACGAGGTCCAAGAAGTTTATATATGGGTTCAACATGGGAATGGAAATCAACAAATTCGTCACCTGAAGTTTCAGAAGAGGAAAGTTCAAGAGCGGTTGCAGAACTTTTACCAAAAGTGTCTGCCATTTATCCATCTATAAAGGAGTGGAGTTTCATAAGAGCAAGGGGTGGTCTCAGGGCAATGCCACCACTCAATCCTCATGGATCTCTTCCTCTTATGGGTTGTATAGATGAAATTATAAGACACAACAGCTCTTGCAAGTACTGGGTATTTGGAGGGCTTGGTTCAAGGGGATTATTGTACCATGGTTGGCTTGGGAAATTAACAGCGCAGGCTGTGCTTACATGTAATGATGAACTAATTCCATCTGAACTGACCTCTTGGAAGAAAATAATGAACAgttaa
- the LOC103487375 gene encoding dicer-like protein 4 isoform X5 has protein sequence MSYCSRLEDVKRKCIVALGQVEGEHEVLLATKKLLFRMHENILFCLESLGVWGAWQASKILLSGDNSERSELIEEAERNPRNDSLSDRYLNQAAEIFASGCKEDGGISDMLNVDFLEEPFFSKKLLRLIGILSSFRQQLNMKCIIFVNRIVIARSLSYILQNLKFLAYWKCDFLVGVHSKLRSMSRKTMNHILTKFRSGELNLLIATKVGEEGLDIQTCCLVIRFDLPETVSSFIQSRGRARMPQSEYAFLVDSGNEKELGLINEFRKDENRMNREISSRSSNETFHSHEESIYRVASTGASITSGRSISLLHEYCSKLPHDEYFDPKPKFFYFDDLGGTVCHVNLPSNAPIPQVVSSPQSSRDAAKKDACLKAVEELHKLGALSDYLLPMRGRGSANEQESELNSSDSDSSEDERSRRELHEMIFPAALKESWTGSGYLVLYCYHIKCTPDPRDRNYKEFGLFVKAPLPQEAERMDLELHLARGRSVMVNLMPSGVVELLEEEITQAESFQEMFLKVILDRSEFVQEYIALRNNSSRSVSSTSYLLLPMIFHDNEGSLFIDWNVIRRCLSSQIFQNHACSIVKGTASSDTHLMLYDGRRSSSDIENSLVYVPYKGEFFFVTNIERGKNGHSQYKNSGFSSHFEHLKTKFGIHLNHPEQPLLRAKPLFLLHNLLHNRKREDSEAHHLEEYFIDLPPEVCQLKIIGFSKDIGSSISLLPSIMHRLENLLVAIELKCRLAAAFPAGAEVTANRILEALTTEKCQERISLERLEILGDSFLKFVVARYLFLTHDKFDEGELTRRRSYLVKNFNLLKLATRKNLQVYIRDQPFEPSQFYLLGRPCPRICNEETRKDIHSHDEARNNGKVNETKCSKGHHWLQKKTISDVVEALVGAFLVDSGFKAAIAFLKWIGIRVEFEASLVTNALMASNGYVLLADSIDISALQNSLGHQFLHKGLLLQALIHPSYHKHGGGCYQRLEFLGDAVLDYLITSYLYSAYPKLKPGQLTDLRSVFVRNEAFANVAVDRFFYKFLLCDSTSLLSDIKSYVHFIKAPPSERDSREQPRCPKALGDLVESSVGAVLVDTGFDMNCVWKIMLSFMDPIMNFSGFQLSPIRDITEFCQNCGWKLKFNSSKMEGYYSVKAEVKGGNFHAAASAANRRKKDAEKIAANLILTKLKAKGFIPEVNSLEEILKSSKKMEPKLIGYDETPSVMIDQVDNGLRTSNVPEFSSENSDPRMHYEVDNSHPVRITRISKMLVSSSRTAGEQLKLAFEGHDSPTDLQSSSGRSGKTTARSRLYEICAANHWNRPSFDCMNEEGPSHLKMFTYKVGLEIEETPDTIFEFFGAPHLKKKAAAEHAAEAALWYLKKGGYLAGTD, from the exons AGAAATGACTCTTTAAGTGATAGGTACCTTAATCAAGCTGCTGAAATTTTTGCATCAGGTTGCAAGGAAG ATGGTGGAATCTCAGATATGttaaatgttgattttttaGAGGAACCCTTTTTCTCAAAGAAGCTTCTACGACTTATTGGAATTCTTTCTTCCTTCAG GCAACAACTCAATATGAAATGTATAATTTTTGTGAATAGAATAGTTATAGCTCGGTCCTTGTCATACATACTtcagaatctaaaatttttggCATATTGGAAGTGTGATTTTCTTGTTGGTGTACACTCAAAATTGAGGAGCATGTCAAGGAAGACCATGAACCATATTCTTACAAAATTCCGATCAGGGGAG CTAAACCTCTTGATCGCTACAAAGGTTGGTGAAGAAGGGCTTGATATTCAGACTTGCTGTCTTGTCATACGATTTGATCTTCCTGAAACAGTATCTAGCTTTATCCAATCAAGAGGTCGAGCACGAATGCCTCAGTCTGAATATGCATTCCTTGTTGATAG TGGGAATGAAAAGGAGCTAGGATTGATAAACGAATTTCGAAAAGATGAAAATCGGATGAACAGAGAAATTTCTTCACGCTCATCCAATGAGACATTTCATAGTCATGAAGAAAGCATCTATAGAGTGGCTTCAACTGGTGCATCTATTACATCTGGACGTAGTATATCCTTACTGCATGAATATTGCTCAAAACTTCCACATGACGA GTACTTCGACCCCAAGccgaagtttttctattttgatgATTTAGGAGGGACTGTATGTCATGTAAATCTACCCTCCAATGCACCGATCCCCCAAGTTGTCAGCAGCCCACAATCTTCTAGGGATGCTGCTAAAAAGGATGCTTGTCTAAAAGCTGTAGAGGAATTGCATAAACTTGGTGCTCTCAGTGACTATCTCTTGCCCATGAGAGGCAGAGGCAGTGCCAATGAACAGGAATCAGAACTTAACTCCTCCGATTCTGACAGCTCTGAAG ATGAGAGATCGCGTCGAGAACTTCACGAGATGATATTTCCTGCTGCTCTAAAAGAGTCTTGGACTGGTTCTGGATATCTTGTTCTTTACTGTTACCATATAAAATGTACTCCAGATCCTAGAGATAGAAACTACAAAGAATTCGGTTTATTTGTGAAGGCACCATTACCCCAGGAGGCTGAGAGAATGGACCTTGAGCTTCATCTTGCACGTGGAAGATCTGTAATGGTAAATTTAATGCCATCAGGGGTTGTGGAGCTTTTGGAGGAGGAG ATTACCCAGGCAGAGAGTTTTCAGGAGATGTTTCTTAAGGTCATTTTAGACAGATCAGAATTTGTTCAGGAGTACATTGCTTTGAGGAATAATTCTTCTAGATCTGTTTCATCAACATCTTACTTGTTGCTTCCTATGATTTTTCATGATAATGAGGGATCACTTTTCATAGATTGGAATGTTATTAGAAGATGTTTGTCCTCCCAAATTTTCCAGAATCATGCATGCTCTATTGTCAAGGGAACTGCTTCCTCGGATACCCACCTGATGCTTTATGATGGCCGTAGATCGTCAAGTGATATTGAGAATAGTTTAGTGTATGTCCCCTACAAGGGTGAATTCTTTTTTGTTACTAACATCGAGAGGGGGAAGAATGGACACAGTCAATACAAGAACTCAGGCTTCTCAAGTCATTTTGAACATTTGAAGACAAA GTTTGGCATTCATCTTAACCACCCTGAGCAGCCTCTTCTTCGTGCAAAACCTCTGTTCCTTTTGCACAACTTGCTTCATAATAGAAAGCGGGAAGATTCTG AAGCACATCATCTGGAagaatattttattgatttgccTCCCGAGGTTTGTCAGTTGAAAATAATCGGATTTTCGAAAGATATTGGAAGCTCCATATCTTTGTTGCCATCAATTATGCATCGTCTGGAAAATTTGCTTGTTGCCATTGAATTGAAGTGTAGGCTAGCAGCTGCTTTTCCAGCGGGTGCTGAGGTTACTGCTAACAGA ATTCTGGAAGCACTCACCACTGAGAAGTGCCAGGAACGCATTTCCCTGGAAAGGCTTGAAATACTTGGTGATTCATTCCTTAAATTTGTAGTAGCAAGGTACCTTTTTCTTACCCATGACAAGTTCGACGAAGGAGAACTTACAAGAAGACGTTCTTATTTGGTGAAAAATTTCAATTTGCTCAAGCTAGCAACTAGAAAGAATTTACAG GTATATATACGTGACCAGCCATTTGAACCTAGtcaattttatttacttggtCGTCCTTGCCCAAGAATTTGTAATGAGGAAACTAGAAAAGATATCCATTCTCACGATGAAGCAAGAAATAATGGAAAAGTCAACGAGACCAAGTGCAGCAAAGGCCATCATTGGTTACAAAAGAAAACGATCAGCGATGTGGTTGAAGCTCTGGTAGGAGCATTCCTagttgacagtggcttcaaagCTGCAATTGCATTTCTCAAATGGATCGGGATACGAGTAGAATTTGAAGCTTCACTAGTTACCAATGCTCTCATGGCAAGCAATGGTTACGTCCTACTTGCAGATAGTATAGACATTTCTGCACTTCAAAATTCATTAGGCCATCAGTTTCTCCATAAAGGTCTGCTGCTTCAGGCACTCATTCATCCATCTTACCACAAGCATGGAGGAGGTTGTTACCAG AGATTAGAGTTTCTTGGAGATGCTGTCCTGGATTACTTGATCACATCATATCTATATTCAGCGTATCCTAAACTGAAGCCAGGTCAATTGACAGATTTGAGATCAGTGTTTGTGAGGAATGAGGCTTTTGCCAATGTTGCCGTAGATAGATTCTTCTACAAGTTTCTGCTTTGTGATTCTACTAGCCTTCTAAGTGATATAAAAAGTTATGTGCACTTCATTAAAGCACCTCCTTCTGAAAGGGATTCACGTGAGCAGCCGAGATGTCCAAAG GCTTTGGGAGACTTGGTTGAATCTAGTGTTGGGGCCGTTCTTGTTGATACAGGGTTTGACATGAACTGTGTTTGGAAGATAATGTTATCTTTTATGGATCCCATCATGAACTTTTCAGGCTTCCAGCTTAGTCCTATTCGGGACATAACAGAATTTTGTCAAAATTGTGGCTGGAAACTAAAGTTTAATTCATCAAAAATGGAAGGATATTATTCAGTCAAAGCAGAGGTGAAAGGAGGCAACTTTCATGCCGCTGCTTCTGCAGCCAACCGTCGAAAGAAAGATGCCGAGAAAATTGCTGCGAACTTAATACTCACAAAGCTGAAG GCCAAAGGATTCATACCTGAGGTCAATTCATTAGAAGAGATCTTAAAGTCGAGCAAGAAGATGGAACCTAAGTTGATTGGTTATGATGAAACACCCTCGGTCATGATTGATCAAGTTGACAATGGTCTTAGAACATCAAATGTGCCAGAATTTTCTAGTGAAAACTCAGATCCTCGCATGCACTATGAAGTTGACAATTCTCATCCAGTACGCATTACACGGATAAGCAAAATGTTGGTTTCTTCATCTCGAACTGCAGGGGAACAACTAAAGCTGGCCTTTGAAGGTCACGATAGTCCAACAGACTTGCAGTCATCATCAG GTCGGTCGGGGAAAACAACGGCAAGATCCCGTCTGTATGAGATCTGTGCTGCGAACCATTGGAATCGCCCTTCATTTGATTGTATGAATGAGGAAGGACCAAGCCATTTAAAGAT GTTTACTTACAAGGTTGGATTAGAGATTGAAGAAACCCCTGATACGATTTTTGAGTTCTTCGGAGCACCTCATTTGAAAAAGAAAGCTGCAGCCGAGCATGCGGCCGAAGCAGCTCTTTGGTACCTGAAGAAGGGAGGATACTTGGCTGGGACAGACTGA